The window TCTCGAATGAAGACAGCGATCAAGAGGGTACTTTCCTCATCAAAGAAAGAGGAGGCGGAGACCCTTCACAAAGACGCGGTATCTCTCATTGACCGGTTGGTTACAAAAGGGATTATTCACAAGAATACTGCTGCCAGACGGAAATCTGCTATCAGCCGTCATCTGAATTCCCTTTCATAGCCTCTACGCTCTCGCTCACGGGTCTCAGACCATTCACCCCACGTCATTGATCCTGTCGAGGACTTGATAGTTGGGGGATGCCTTTATTATTTTCACATCGTGGGGGTGACCTTCGCGGTAAGACGAAGGGGAAATCTGGATGAAGCGAGTCTTAGTTTGCATCTCAGAAATGTTGGCGGCACCGCAGTAACCCATCCCTGTTCTTAAGCCCCCCACCAGTTGATAAGTGGCTGACCGGACGCTTCCCCGGTAGGGTACCATCCCTTCCACGCCTTCGGGAACCATCTTGATTATCTCTTCACCTTCCTGGAAGTATCTGTCGGCACTCCCCTGCCTCATGGTCCCCAGTGAGCCCATTCCCCGGAAAGACTTGTACTGGCGACCCTCATAGTGTATGACCTCACCCGGACTCTCGTCCAATCCCGCCAGCAATCCTCCCAGCATGACACAGTCAGCTCCAGCAGCGACCGCTTTGGCGATGTCACCGGAATAGCGGATTCCACCATCTGAAATGAGAGGGATATTCTCCGCCGATGTCACTTCGCGGCAGTCTATAATCGCCGTCAACTGCGGTACGCCAATACCGGCCACCACCCGGGTAGTGCAACTTGCCCCTGCTCCGATCCCTACTTTGACGGCATCCGATCCTGAATCAACCAGTGCCTTCGCTCCCTCGGAAGAAGCCACATTCCCAGCTATGATAGAGACCGACGCATATTCCTTCTTCACCTTTTCCAGGCTATCGAGAACACCCTTGGAGTGTCCGTGGGCGGAATCCAAGAACAGGATGTCCACACCCGAATCGATGAGCGCCGCGGCCCGGTCCAGAATGTCCTCCGTGACACCTATCGCGGCTCCCACCCTCAACCGGCCGTGGCGATCCAGTGTGGCTTTGGGGTGTTGCTGTTTCATGAGAATATCCCTTACAGTCACCATCCCGGCCAGTTTCCCGTTCCCCTCCACAAGGAGAAGCTTCTCAATTCTGTGCTTCTGGAGAATCTCCTTTGCCTTGTCAAGAGTCGTGTCTTTTGAGGCCGTTACGAGATTCTCCCGTGTCATACAATTGTGTACAGACTGATCGAGATTTGTCTCGAATCGAGTATCGCGTTCGGTCAAAATGCCAAGGAGATTATTATCGTCATCCACGATGGGAAGGCCGGAGATGTTGTGCTCTTTCATCACAACGATTGCCTCCCGGATCGACCGGTCAGGAGAAAACGTGACGGGATTGAGAATGACGCCACTTTCAGCCCGCTTGACTTTCACCACCTCCCTGGCTTGCCTTTCTATGGACATCGCCTTGTGGAGAACGCCGAGACCGCCCTCCCTGGCCATGGCGATCGCCATATC is drawn from Candidatus Neomarinimicrobiota bacterium and contains these coding sequences:
- the rpsT gene encoding 30S ribosomal protein S20; protein product: MEKQKRSALKGQRQQKVRYERNKHYRSRMKTAIKRVLSSSKKEEAETLHKDAVSLIDRLVTKGIIHKNTAARRKSAISRHLNSLS
- the guaB gene encoding IMP dehydrogenase — translated: MAKERDFRKALTFDDVLLVPSKSEVVPRDVGVSTRLTRRIGLEIPIISAAMDTVTEADMAIAMAREGGLGVLHKAMSIERQAREVVKVKRAESGVILNPVTFSPDRSIREAIVVMKEHNISGLPIVDDDNNLLGILTERDTRFETNLDQSVHNCMTRENLVTASKDTTLDKAKEILQKHRIEKLLLVEGNGKLAGMVTVRDILMKQQHPKATLDRHGRLRVGAAIGVTEDILDRAAALIDSGVDILFLDSAHGHSKGVLDSLEKVKKEYASVSIIAGNVASSEGAKALVDSGSDAVKVGIGAGASCTTRVVAGIGVPQLTAIIDCREVTSAENIPLISDGGIRYSGDIAKAVAAGADCVMLGGLLAGLDESPGEVIHYEGRQYKSFRGMGSLGTMRQGSADRYFQEGEEIIKMVPEGVEGMVPYRGSVRSATYQLVGGLRTGMGYCGAANISEMQTKTRFIQISPSSYREGHPHDVKIIKASPNYQVLDRINDVG